The following coding sequences are from one Ammospiza caudacuta isolate bAmmCau1 chromosome 10, bAmmCau1.pri, whole genome shotgun sequence window:
- the ANKRD34C gene encoding ankyrin repeat domain-containing protein 34C: MDEGTELELGGHSLLKAVWLGRLRLTRLLLEGGAYINESNDKGETALMVACITTHVDQQSSHKAKMVKYLLDNRADPNIQDKSGKTALMHACIRGAGGDVVSLLLDSGADPSLEDHSGASALVHAINAEDKAVLQHLLNACRAKGKEVIIITMDTSASGTKTAKQYLNVAPALEFKEKAPLEESAAPSSAHLKSPVSAPSPAEKESSALTPHPSHPGDTEPPSPGQRAGAARRAQLPRLKRLRSEPWGLVAPSVLAASSHRDDTRPCADSEVITGIGDLSLSKKPSLARSSSSSSKGRDPSLFPPVDEQAPGPLAWKAAHEKSPGAHPCLSRSATLPEEPESTGSAASSAARTDAPLWRRPGAEHNGEPPVGEAGKAPSERRRLSGSQLALPDGGGDSPCGSTGTSPSAGRRRPPGLLERRGSGTLLLDHISHARPGYLPPLNVNPNPPIPDIGSSKAPSPLAAALKPLVPLTPGSPRRGDLRAHRKLLRRHSMQAEQMRHLSDFEEVVAQ, encoded by the coding sequence atggaTGAAGGGacggagctggagctggggggcCACTCCCTGCTGAAGGCCGTGTGGCTGGGCCGGCTGCGCCTGACCCGGCTGCTGCTCGAGGGCGGCGCCTACATCAACGAGAGCAACGACAAGGGCGAGACCGCGCTCATGGTGGCCTGCATCACCACGCACGTGgaccagcagagcagccacaagGCCAAGATGGTGAAGTACCTGCTGGACAACAGAGCCGACCCCAACATCCAGGACAAGTCGGGCAAGACGGCGCTGATGCACGCATGCAtccgcggggctgggggggacgtggtgtccctgctgctggacaGCGGGGCAGACCCCAGCCTCGAGGACCACTCGGGAGCCTCGGCGCTGGTCCACGCCATCAACGCCGAggacaaggctgtgctgcagcacctgctgaATGCCTGCAGAGCCAAGGGGAAGGAGGTGATCATCATCACCATGGACACATCAGCCTCCGGCACCAAGACCGCCAAGCAGTACCTGAACGTTGCGCCAGCGCTGGAGTTCAAGGAGAAGGCTCCCCTCGAGGAGAGCGCAGCCCCCTCCAGTGCCCACCTGAAAAGTCCCGTCTCAGCGCCTTCCCCTGCCGAGAAGGAGAGCAGCGCTCTCACCCCGCACCCTTctcaccctggggacaccgagCCCCCCTCCCCGGGCCAGCGAGCCGGCGCTGCCCGCAGAGCCCAGCTGCCCCGGCTGAAGCGGCTGCGCTCGGAGCCCTGGGGTCTGGTGGCACCCTCGGTGCTGGCGGCCTCCAGTCACCGCGACGACACGCGGCCCTGCGCCGACAGCGAGGTCATCACGGGCATCGGCGACCTCTCGCTCTCCAAGAAGCCCTCCCTcgcccgcagcagcagcagcagcagcaagggaaGGGACCCCTCCCTCTTCCCGCCAGTGGATGAGCAGGCACCGGGGCCGCTGGCATGGAAAGCCGCCCACGAGAAGAGCCCGGGCGCCCACCCGTGCCTGTCGCGGAGCGCCACGCTCCCGGAGGAGCCGGAGAGCACCGGCTCGGCCGCCAGCTCCGCCGCGAGGACGGACGCTCCCCTCTGGCGGAGGCCGGGCGCCGAACACAACGGGGAGCCGCCGGTCGGCGAGGCGGGGAAGGCGCCGTCCGAGAGGCGCAGGCTGAGCGGGTCGCAGCTGGCCCTGCCGGACGGCGGCGGTGACTCGCCCTGCGGCAGCACCGGCACATCGCCCAGCGCCGGCCGCCGCCGGCCGCCCGGCCTGCTGGAGCGGCGAGGGTCGGGAACCCTGCTGCTGGACCACATCTCGCACGCCAGGCCAGGATACCTGCCCCCCCTGAACGTGAACCCCAACCCCCCGATCCCTGACATCGGCTCCAGCAAAGCCCCCTCCCCGCTGGCCGCCGCGCTGAAGCCGCTGGTGCCCCTCACACCCGGCTCGCCCAGGCGGGGCGATCTGAGGGCCCACAGGAAGCTCCTCCGCAGGCATTCCATGCAGGCCGAGCAGATGCGGCACCTCTCCGATTTTGAGGAGGTCGTGGCGCAGTAG
- the LOC131562127 gene encoding LOW QUALITY PROTEIN: putative gonadotropin-releasing hormone II receptor (The sequence of the model RefSeq protein was modified relative to this genomic sequence to represent the inferred CDS: deleted 1 base in 1 codon), with product MAWLGDARQDSLDAGRGRAEPGPAVGNSSTEPPGTPAPGWGCAWSPPEQRGEEPPRLPTFSAAAQARVAVTFGLFALSAGCNLAVLRAVGGRGGGRRPHIRLLLRHLAAADLLLTVLVMPLDAVWNITLQWRAGDLACRLLMYLRLLAMYASAFVTVVISLDRQAAILRPLAIARARARNRAMLQAAWLLSAGLAVPQLFLFHTITLQPPHNFTQCTTRGSFPRAWHETLYNMVGFACLFLLPLLIMVCCYARILLEISRRMGSGLFSSRDASLRCSRDNIPRARLRMLRMSLVIVSSFILCWTPYYLLGLWHWFCPRAVEKRISPALTHVLFIFGLFNACLDPITYGLFTIPLRGGWGCPCRHGPPAQPPSPPTGSFRCSASSLPPQRAARGLGRPRGAAGDSSRHSSSL from the exons atggcctggcTGGGGGATGCCAGGCAGGACTCCCTGGATGCAG GTAGGGGCCGTGCAGAGCCGGGCCCCGCGGTGGGGAACAGCAGCACGGAGCCCCCCGGCACGCCGGCCCCCGGGTGGGGCTGCGCCTGGAGCCCCCCCGAGCAGAGGGGCGAGGAGCCCCCGCGGCTGCCCACCTTCTCTGCGGCCGCCCAGGCGCGCGTGGCCGTCACCTTCGGCCTCTTCGCGCTCTCGGCCGGCTGCAACCTGGCGGTGCTGCGGGCGGTGGGCGGCCGG GGTGGCGGCCGGCGCCCGCACATCCGCCTGCTGCTGCGGCACCTGGCCGCCGCCGACCTGCTGCTCACCGTGCTGGTCATGCCGCTCGACGCCGTCTGGAACATCACGCTGCAGTGGCGGGCGGGCGACCTGGCCTGCCGCCTGCTCATGTACCTGCGCCTGCTGGCCATGTACGCCTCGGCCTTCGTCACCGTGGTCATCAGCCTGGACCGGCAGGCGGCCATCCTGCGCCCGCTGGCCATCGCCCGCGCCCGCGCCCGCAACCGCGCCATGCTGCAGGCGGCCTGGCTGCTCAGCGCGGGGCTGGCCGTGCCACAG CTGTTCCTGTTCCACACCATCACCCTGCAGCCCCCGCACAACTTCACGCAGTGCACCACGCGCGGCAGCTTCCCCCGGGCCTGGCACGAGACCCTCTACAACATGGTGGGCTTCGCCTGCCtcttcctgctgcccctgctcatCATGGTCTGCTGCTACGCCCGCATCCTGCTGGAGATCTCCCGCCGCATGGGCTCGGGCCTCT TCTCCTCGCGGGACGCGTCGCTGCGGTGCTCCAGGGACAACATCCCGCGGGCGCGGCTGCGCATGCTGCGGATGAGCCTGGTCATCGTCTCCTCCTTCATCCTCTGCTGGACCCCCTACTAcctgctggggctctggcaCTGGTTCTGCCCCCGCGCCGTGGAGAAGAGGATCTCGCCGGCCCTCACCCACGTCCTCTTCATCTTTGGCCTCTTCAACGCGTGCCTGGACCCCATCACCTACGGGCTCTTCACCATCCCGCTccgggggggctgggggtgcccgtGCAGGCACGGCCCCCCGGCCCagcccccctccccacccacGGGCTCCTTCCGCTGCTCAGCCTCCTCCCTGCCGCCCCAGCGGGCAGCCCGGGGGCTGGGCAGGCCCCGAGGGGCTGCCGGGGACTCCTCGcgccacagcagctccctgtga
- the LOC131561733 gene encoding transmembrane emp24 domain-containing protein 3-like: MPGASQGRGNDPGLPAGARPGAGGATPPRPVPPSRAPFRPAQPRSAQFRPAPFRPVPPRPVPPRRAPPAQPRSAPFRPAQPRSAQFRPAPFRPAAPPEAPRQGGGAGAVPGCGCRVAGAGLPVPGCGCRCRARCGCRCRVAGGGLGAGAGAGLRVAGSVRVAMPGAVRTLCLAALLGALRAGGTELTLELPDSAQRCFHQELESGVKFTLDYQVISGGHYDVDCYVEDPNGKTIYQETKKQYDSFSHHTEAKGVYTFCFSNEFSTFSHKIVYFDFQVGDEPPILPDMNNRVTALTQLESACVTIHEMLKAVIDSQTHYRLREAQDRSRAEELNGRVSYWSVGETLILFVVSIGQVVLLKSFFTEKRPSSGGAGT, translated from the exons ATGCCGGGGGCGTCCCAGGGCCGGGGGAACGATCCCGGGCTCCCCGCGGGTGCCCGCCCCGGGGCCGGAGGTGCCACCCCGCCCCGCCCCGTTCCGCCCAGCCGCGCCCCGTTCCGCCCCGCCCAGCCCCGTTCCGCCCAGTTCCGCCCAGCCCCGTTCCGCCCAGTTCCGCCGCGCCCCGTtccgccccgccgcgcccc ccccgccCAGCCCCGGTCCGCCCCGTTCCGCCCCGCCCAGCCCCGTTCCGCCCAGTTCCGCCCAGCCCCGTtccgccccgccgcgcccc CGGAAGCGCCACGTCAGGGGGGCGGTGCGGGGGCGGTGCCGGGTTGCGGGTGCCGGGTTGCGGGTGCCGGGTTGCCGGTGCCGGGTTGCGGGTGCCGGTGCCGGGCTCGGTGCGGGTGCCGGTGCCGGGTTGCGGGTGGCGGGCTCGGTGCGGGTGCCGGTGCCGGGTTGCGGGTGGCGGGCTCGGTGCGGGTGGCGATGCCGGGCGCGGTGCGGACGCTGTGCCTGGCCGCGCTGCTGGGCGCGCTGCGGGCCGGCGGCACGGAGCTGACGCTGGAGCTGCCCGACAGCGCCCAGCGCTGCTtccaccaggagctggagagcGGCGTCAAGTTCACCCTCGACTATCAG GTGATCAGCGGAGGGCACTATGATGTGGACTGCTACGTGGAGGACCCCAACGGCAAGACCATCTACCAGGAGACCAAGAAGCAGTACGACAGCTTCTCGCACCACACCGAGGCCAAGGGTGTCTACACCTTCTGCTTCAGCAACGAGTTCTCCACCTTCTCCCACAAAATCGTCTACTTCGACTTCCAGGTGGGCGACGAGCCGCCCATCCTGCCCGACATGAACAACCGCGTCACTGCCCTGACACAG CTGGAGTCTGCCTGTGTCACCATCCACGAGATGCTGAAGGCGGTGATCGACTCCCAGACCCACTACCGGCTGCGGGAGGCgcaggacaggagccgagccGAGGAGCTCAATGGCCGCGTCTCGTACTGGTCAGTGGGGGAAACCCTCATCCTCTTCGTGGTCAGCATCGGGCAGGTGGTGCTGCTCAAGAGCTTCTTCACCGAGAAGAGACCCAGCAGCGGCGGAGCTGGCACCtag